CGGCAAACCGTCGATGAACTGCACCAGGCTGGCTACAGTTTCGTCGCCACCTAAGTGTGCAATGTCGACGCCTTCGATCGTCCGCGGCGTGTGCGGCAACTTGAGTACTTTCTTTAACCCGGCCAAACCCTTTTTCGGATCGATGAAAAACACCTCGGGCTGCACGTTTTCGTCCAGCTCGCCCCGATTGTCGAGCGTTTCCAGCAGATGGATTTCGTCGCGCAAGCGGGCTGCTTTTTCGAAACGCAACTCGGCGGCGGCCAGCTGCATTTCGGCTTTCATTTCATCGAGCAGTTGTGCTTTTTTGCCTTCCAAAAACATCCGCAAGCGGTGAATGTCGCGCTGATAGTCGTCCTTAGAAATGCGCAAATTGCAGGGAGCGGTGCACTGATTGATGGACGCCAACAAACAGGGCCGGAACCAGCGCCATTTTTCGTCGCCATCGTCAATGTCTAAACTGCACGTGCGGAATTTGAATATCTTTTGCAGTACTTGGATGGCGCCGCGCAAGCCGCCGGCGCTGGCAAACGGCCCGTACAGCTTGGTGCCGCGGCTGCTGGGCTCCCGCGTGAATTCGACCCGGGGAAAATCTTCCCGCGTGTAAATTTCTAAGTACGGAAAGGTTTTATCGTCTTTCAATTCTTGGTTGAATTTAGGTTGAATGTCCTTGACCAACCGGGCTTCGACTAGCAGGGCGTCGACTTCGCTGTCGGCGGCGAGAAAATCGATGTCGTGAATTTCGCGCACCAAGTCGGCGGTGCGGCGCTCCTCGGCGGCAGCCTTCAAAAAATAACTGCCCGCCCGAGCCCGCAAATTTTTTGCCTTGCCCACATAAATGACGCGGCCGGCAGCGTCTTTCATCAAGTACACGCCGGGAGTGGTAGGAAACTCGCGGACTTTGGCCAGCGCCGCTTCAAAGCCGCCAGAAACAGCCTCCTGGGGCATGTCGGGCTGATTGTCGGAATCTGCGTTAGGATTGGATGGGGGCGTGTTTTTCACGGCGATTTTTGGGGCGGCAGAGAGACGCTGGCCTCCTAGGAAGTTTAGCGTGCCGCCGCGATTTGGACATGCTCGCTTGACCCGGATTTGATACGGACGGAGAATTGCTCAAATTCCGGCCTTTTAATCCCACGGAGAAAGCAGCCATGTTCCTATCTTTTCGACCCACGCTGTGGGTAGTGGTCGCTTTAGCAGCGGCCGTGGCCAGCATAAACCTGACAGCTTGGGCGGACGATGCCGCGACGGATTCCAAGCCCGCGGCAGAAAAATCTGCAGTACAAAGCACGTCGGCTGAGAAGCCGGCTGGACGAAGCACGTCGGCCGAGGCAGCGACTCCGAAAATCAATCCGTATTTGCCGCGCAAGGGGATGTCGGCCGACGATTTGCGAGCCTACATCGAGCGAATGCAAGAGGCGCCCGATTCCATCCGCGCTCGGCCCGGGTTTGGTGAAGGCATGACCGTGGCAGCTCAACAAATACTGGATACGAATCCGACAGGCGAGTTGCGCACGTTTGCCGTGTTGAATCTTTTGGATGGGCTGCATCAACAGGCCGACACCGCCTACGATTCGGATGAAGGTAAACAACGTGCCGCGGACGCGGATGCAAAATTGGCTGAGCTGGCCGTGAAGTATGCAACCGATTCGGACAAAACAATCGCCGCCGATGCCGCCTTTTACGTTTTAGAGCAGCGGGCGCTGAAGGCCGACGATTTGGATCCAAGCAAATTGCCTGCGCTGCTGGAGGAAATTAAAACGGCGCTGAAAGGCCAGGCGTTGGATGCCAAAGATTTGCGGATTGCCTCGGCGACGGTGCACATCATCAATCTGATGAAGGACGACGAAGCGGCCAAAAAATGGTTGGCTGACTTCGGCCAATTGTTCGCTGCCAGCAGTGATCCGCTGTTGTCGCGATATGGCAGAAAGTTAGCACATGCCGACTCGCCGGAGGAAGACCTCGCAAAATGGGTTGGCAAGCCCATGGAAGTGGGCGGAACGACCGCCGAGGGGAGCAAGTTCGACATCGCGCAATACAAAGGGAAGGTGGTGGTGGTC
The Pirellulales bacterium genome window above contains:
- a CDS encoding excinuclease ABC subunit UvrC → MPQEAVSGGFEAALAKVREFPTTPGVYLMKDAAGRVIYVGKAKNLRARAGSYFLKAAAEERRTADLVREIHDIDFLAADSEVDALLVEARLVKDIQPKFNQELKDDKTFPYLEIYTREDFPRVEFTREPSSRGTKLYGPFASAGGLRGAIQVLQKIFKFRTCSLDIDDGDEKWRWFRPCLLASINQCTAPCNLRISKDDYQRDIHRLRMFLEGKKAQLLDEMKAEMQLAAAELRFEKAARLRDEIHLLETLDNRGELDENVQPEVFFIDPKKGLAGLKKVLKLPHTPRTIEGVDIAHLGGDETVASLVQFIDGLPFKPGYKRFRIRGVQGVDDFRSIHEVVSRRFAKLHDDGEVFPDLLLIDGGKGQLSAALAAFAELGIQPPTVISIAKREEELIIPGQDEPLRLSRHAYALRLLQYVRDEAHRFAQHYHHLLRRKSTLGE
- a CDS encoding TlpA disulfide reductase family protein, with amino-acid sequence MFLSFRPTLWVVVALAAAVASINLTAWADDAATDSKPAAEKSAVQSTSAEKPAGRSTSAEAATPKINPYLPRKGMSADDLRAYIERMQEAPDSIRARPGFGEGMTVAAQQILDTNPTGELRTFAVLNLLDGLHQQADTAYDSDEGKQRAADADAKLAELAVKYATDSDKTIAADAAFYVLEQRALKADDLDPSKLPALLEEIKTALKGQALDAKDLRIASATVHIINLMKDDEAAKKWLADFGQLFAASSDPLLSRYGRKLAHADSPEEDLAKWVGKPMEVGGTTAEGSKFDIAQYKGKVVVVDFWATWCGPCRELIPEVKELYEKYHDQGLEVVGVNLDEQSSDLSEFLDKEKLPWLNVVGEEKDGKMQFPLAEKFGIVGIPTTFVVGKDGKVISVDHGEGLGQQIEKLFGDNAEAKPDSKSDVK